The sequence CCGTGCACTGGGCGCTAACCGCCACCGTCACCTTCGCCTGGCTGCTGACGGTTCAGGTCTGGTGGCAGCGGCGCACCAAGGTCACGGCCCTGCTGGCAGCGGCGCTGAGCGTACATTTCTTGGGCAACCTGCTGAATATCGGCCTGGGTCTCAGAGAATTCGGAAGCCCGCAGTATCTGCACAGCATCGCACTGGGGACACTGTTTTTCGTGCTGATGAGCACGGCGCAGTTGCAGGTCGTGCAGTGGATGCGCCGCACGCAGCGCTGGCCGGGTACGCTGGCCCTGATCGACACCCTGATGATCGCAGCCATCGCCGGGCTGGGCGTGTGGGTGCTGGGACTGGACGGCCTGGTGACCCGCAGCAGCGGCCAACCCCTCCTAGTTGGCCTGACCCTCACCTATTCATTGACACAGATTCTGCTGGACGCCCTGACGGTCATGCTGCTGCTGCGCGGCGTCTATGACCGGATCCTGTGGCCGATGATCGGCGGACTGCTGTGTTTCGCAGTGGCCGACCTCTATATGGTGGTGGGCGCAGGCGCGGCCAAGCCCTGGCTTTCGCTTCTGTGGGTGTGGGGGCTCACCCTGCTGGCGCTGGGTGTACAGCAGGTGATGCATACTCCAGTGTCTCTGCGCCCCACTCCTCTGCCGCCAACGGTCCGGTACGCGCTGCGCCGCCTTCCCTACGCCGCCTTGCTGGTGTGCTGCGCGGTGTTGCTGGCAGGGGCTGCCCAGGGTTCGCAGCGCCAGTTGGGCATCACGGTGGGCACGGTGGCGGTGTTCGGCCTGGTGATGCTGCGCCAGGCCCACATCGCTCAGGTGAACCGGCAGATGCAGACCGAGCTGGAAGCCAGCCGCCAGGAACTTGAACATCTCGCCTATCACGATGTCCTGACGGGGCTGTCCAACCGCGCATCCTTCGTCCACTTTTGCGAGGGTAGCCTGGGGGCGAACGAGCCCTACGTGGTCTTCTCGCTGGACCTGAATGGCTTCAAGCAGATCAACGATACCTTCGGCCACGCCGTAGGCGACCGGATGCTGCAGCACGCCGCGCAGCAGCTGGCACGCACCGTGGCGGCGCCGGGGCGGGTGTTCCGCTGGGGCGGCGACGAGTTCGTGATTGTGGTGCCCGGAGTGCAGCGCAGCGCCGACGCCGACGCGCTGGCCCGCCTGATCGCGGTGAATATCCGCACTCCCATGAATTACCGGGGCCACCAGCTGAGCGTGGGGACCTCGGTGGGATACGCCCTGGGCCGGGGCAACCGCAACTATGAAACCCTGCTGAGCCTGGCCGACGACGACATGTACAGCGGCAAGCAGCGCAGCGGGAACAGCCGGTAAGGCGCCGCGCGGCCGCTGCAGGGCAGGGGAAGGACAAACAAAGGGCAGCCGCTACGCCGCAGCGGAGATGCAGAGTGCTGTGTCCAGACCACTTCTGTTCGGCGGACCAGCTGTGAAAAATTAAGGCAGGGTTCTTTTTCGGAGAATAGAGAACAGGCCCCGATGCGTGTAAAGCAGCAATGGAGCTGCCGGCGCAACCCTCCACCTGGACGCAAATTGCCTGTGTAAGAAGCTGTGAGGTGGGCCGCTGTTAGGCTGCCGGACAGTAAGGTGAATAGACCACCTCCCTTTCCCACTTCTCTACGTGTGTTGGCTTGGCTGCTGTTCACACAGGTTTTGTGGACCCTGCTGCGTGGCCCACAGACCATGGCCGACCTATGGGTGCTGAACGGACTTTCCCTGAGCATCATGGGGGCCGCCAGCTTGCTGGCCCTGAGATTATGGCAGCGCCGGGGCAAACCTGTGTACGCCGCGTTTCTGCTGGCCTTCGTCAGTCAGTTCGGCGGCGACGCCTACCTGATCTCGCTGGACCTGCTGCAGCTGGACTACCCTGACATTTCGGTAGCCGACGCGTTCTATCTGGCCTACTACCTGCTGATGTCGGCCGCCCTGCTGCTGTTTCTGCCGGCGCAGCTGACCACCCGCCGGCGGATAGGACGGACCCTGGACGGGCTCATTATTACCGGCACCGTCAGCATGGTGCTCTGGGACCAGCGACTCAGCCACCTGATTACCGAGCTGCACAACCCCCTCAGCCGGCTGAGCTTGGTGTACGTCCTGCTGGACCTGCTGATTCTGGGCTTCAGCGTGGTGCTGCTTCAGGTCGAGCGCCAGAACCGCGCCAACCTGCTGCTCAGCAGCGGCCTGATCAGCTTCGTGATTGCGGACATCATCTACCTGCAGCAGGGCGACCTGTACCGGCCGGGCCTGCCACCGGACCTGCTGTGGACTCTGGGGATCACGCTGCAGGCGGCAGGCCTACAGCAGCTGGACCGCGGCAAGCAGCGCACCTCCCACTTGCTGCAGCGAAAGCTTGACCTGGCGCTGATAGCCCTGCCTTATGTGGCGGTTCCGGTGGCCTGCCTGACGCTGGCCCTGGCCCTGCCGGCCACGACGCTGCGCGACCAGGTCCTGCTATGGGGGGCTCTGGCGGTGGTCACCGCAGCCACCGTCCGCCAGGCGCTGACCACCGCCGACAACGCCCGCATGACCCGCGAACTGCGGCAAAGCCGCGCCAACCTGGAGTACCTGGCTTACCACGACAACCTGACCGGACTGCCCAACCGTAGGGCTTTCGCCCAACTGTTCAGCTACGGACTGAGCGACACCGAACCGTACGGCATCTTCTCGCTGGACCTGGACGGGTTCAAGGAGATCAACGATACGCACGGGCATGCGGTGGGCGACCGCATGCTGCAGCATGTGGCCGGACTGCTGCAGGCCAGCGTGGCGCCGCCAGGGCAGGTATTTCGCTGGGGCGGCGACGAGTTCGTGGTGGTGGTGCCCGGAATGCGGGAGCCGGCCCAGGCCGAGGCGCTGCTCCAGCATCTGGCAGCCGCAGGTGAAACACCGCTGCAGCTGGAGCAGCAGCGCCTGCGCGTAGGCCTGTCTATCGGCTACGCACTTGGCCGCAGGCCACGGAACCATGAAGCCCTGCTGGCCCAGGCCGACCATAAGATGTACCGGACCAAGCGGCGCGGCTAGGGCGCGTCCTGCTGCCCAGCCAACCGCTTGGCCGCCGGCTTCCCCTACCAGCTCAGGGTGGCGAACAGGTCGTCCATCGTCTCGGCGCGGCGAATCATCTCGGCGCGGCCGTCCGCCCGCAGCAGGTATTCGGCGCTGCGGAGCTTGCCGTTGTAGTTAAAGCCCATGCTGTGGCCGTGGGCACCTGCGTCGTGAATGACCACCACGTCACCCGGCTGCATGACGGGCAACTCGCGGTCAATGGCGAACTTGTCGTTGTTCTCGCACAGCGAGCCGGTCACGTCCACCGTCTGCCGGGGCGCGTCTTCGCCCTTATTCAGCACGGTGATGTGGTGGTAGCTGCCGTACATGGCCGGGCGCATCAGGTTCGCCATGCAGGCGTCCAGGCCCACGTAATCCTTGTACTTGCGCGTCACGTGGCGCACCCGCGACACCAGCACACCGTAAGGCCCGGTCATCACACGTCCGCACTCGAAGCTGAGTTTCAGGCCATCCAGGCCGGCGGGGCGGATGATGCTGTCATACAGCTCGCGGATGCCGTCCGATACCTCCTGATAGCTCATGGCCTGCTGCTCCGGGCGGTAAGGAATGCCGATACCGCCGCCCAGGTTCACGAACTCCAGCTCAATGCCTAGTTCTTCCTTGAGGCGCAC is a genomic window of Deinococcus proteolyticus MRP containing:
- a CDS encoding GGDEF domain-containing protein; this translates as MLLLTAALYTALALRMPGLLDQPGTAVHWALTATVTFAWLLTVQVWWQRRTKVTALLAAALSVHFLGNLLNIGLGLREFGSPQYLHSIALGTLFFVLMSTAQLQVVQWMRRTQRWPGTLALIDTLMIAAIAGLGVWVLGLDGLVTRSSGQPLLVGLTLTYSLTQILLDALTVMLLLRGVYDRILWPMIGGLLCFAVADLYMVVGAGAAKPWLSLLWVWGLTLLALGVQQVMHTPVSLRPTPLPPTVRYALRRLPYAALLVCCAVLLAGAAQGSQRQLGITVGTVAVFGLVMLRQAHIAQVNRQMQTELEASRQELEHLAYHDVLTGLSNRASFVHFCEGSLGANEPYVVFSLDLNGFKQINDTFGHAVGDRMLQHAAQQLARTVAAPGRVFRWGGDEFVIVVPGVQRSADADALARLIAVNIRTPMNYRGHQLSVGTSVGYALGRGNRNYETLLSLADDDMYSGKQRSGNSR
- a CDS encoding GGDEF domain-containing protein, with amino-acid sequence MNRPPPFPTSLRVLAWLLFTQVLWTLLRGPQTMADLWVLNGLSLSIMGAASLLALRLWQRRGKPVYAAFLLAFVSQFGGDAYLISLDLLQLDYPDISVADAFYLAYYLLMSAALLLFLPAQLTTRRRIGRTLDGLIITGTVSMVLWDQRLSHLITELHNPLSRLSLVYVLLDLLILGFSVVLLQVERQNRANLLLSSGLISFVIADIIYLQQGDLYRPGLPPDLLWTLGITLQAAGLQQLDRGKQRTSHLLQRKLDLALIALPYVAVPVACLTLALALPATTLRDQVLLWGALAVVTAATVRQALTTADNARMTRELRQSRANLEYLAYHDNLTGLPNRRAFAQLFSYGLSDTEPYGIFSLDLDGFKEINDTHGHAVGDRMLQHVAGLLQASVAPPGQVFRWGGDEFVVVVPGMREPAQAEALLQHLAAAGETPLQLEQQRLRVGLSIGYALGRRPRNHEALLAQADHKMYRTKRRG